Genomic segment of Notolabrus celidotus isolate fNotCel1 chromosome 1, fNotCel1.pri, whole genome shotgun sequence:
GATATATAAGCTACTACAATCTATACCTGAGACTTATGTCATTGTACCTTTACATGAAGAAGATTATcacatgtttgatgtttgtatGTGCACAACAATCATTTATATCGATCCATTTATTGATTAAAATCTGAAGTGTTAAATATCATCACTACAAAGTGTGAAATATTGATCCCCGTTGTCATCATAACAATTAGCCAAACATATCCTCTGACTGGTGTTTTCAGTTACAAAACATCAAAACctgattttgaaatgtttgtgagTTCATATAAATGCCACTTACTGGATGAAATAGTTCTATGATACCATCTTACATGACCCCTTGACTTAAACTGAATCTTGTCATAGCAGTCCTCAGGGTATCAGCAATTTTGTTGTCTACAGAAGCAGTGTCATAGAGTGATGATCCTTACAATCTACACCTCCAGTTGTAACTAACAAGATGGCTAACATGCTCTTTATTGTGCCTTTCTTGTTCCAGGACCCAGCAGCATCCTCCACATCAGAGGCCGACCCTGACGCCAAGGGAGAGACTGTGGCCATGAACTATAAGCCCTCACCTCTGCAAGTCCAAATAGGTATCAACAACATCAGACCGCAAATTAATAATCACATCAGCTGTTATTACTTTATTACTCTGTTATTACCCAGTTATTACTCTGTTATTACCCTGTTATTActctattattaatatttaacagtaAGAAGTCTTAAATAATAGACATATCTCAGGGACTGTATTAACGCATCTGCAATAAGTGTGCACTGTATAAACTCAGAATGAGCACCATCTTTCTGTTCAACATTCATTCATCTCCTGAGTCATATACTTTAATGTCAATGGAGTAATATTCCTCAGCCAGCATTGCAATCTATCTCTGCAGCTGGAGGTGTCACTACATTTCTGGGCTGCCTCTGTTATTGAAACGATGCAGCACTgtcatgtgtttttatgaaactCAAACCTTGTCGTCTTTGTTTAGTCTTAAGAGGAAATGGCTTTCAGAAAAATGTTGTGTCTTGAATATCGACAGAAAACATCTAAGTTGTGAGTTTTCACCACGACTTTCTTTCTCGGAAATTGCAAACCAGCCCAACTATTAAGAACTaagaacaatatatatataagtcTTTATCCATTCACTGGTGTGTTAACAAGCGTTTACTTTCTTAGCTCTGAGATACCCTaaagcttgtttttgtgtttatggtATTTGCTCACATTttcaagaaacacaaacatctacATTTACTATATATGGTCATGGATTTATTTTGTCCATTCACTGatgatgacatcacttcctgtggttgctcagagaaacagagggacCTTGCTAGGAAAGGATCAGTGAAGAATGGCACTGTGGGAAGTCCTGTCAATCAACAGCCCAAGAAGAATGCCAGGACAAGGTAATAACGGCtaccaatgtttttattttggtctgttTTATGGACCAAATCCACCACAAATTTAACACTTGGAGTGTGTCAGAATCTCATGCAGTATGTTTTTGTATCCTCTGCTCCACTTTCAATGCAAACTGAGCTGAATGAAAGACACAAGGTCTTCACACTCTCTTACTATATGCATCCTGACTTCCTAATTtcaccataaaacataaaacaaagccTCTTagagaaaatgattttttttttactgtggaTGATGATAAAAGAGTTAAAGCACTAAGCATAAACCCAGTGCAAGCCTCAGTATTGACAACTGGCTCATCTGTCTAATCCCACCCCCTGCTGGATTAGTGGAAATATAAGAGAGGCGACCGCCTGGTCTGGACCCCGAGTCTCAGAGGGGGAAAGATAATCTGGAAATGCTTGCAGTCTGAAGGCAAAAGATTAACCCCAATTTTTGGGTCATTGAGGCCTGTAAGAGGAGCGCCCTACTCAGGAAAAATTAAATTTTCGTGTGAAGCACTTAAACATGACACTCCTTgcatgatttgaaatgttttgaagtatttttgttgttttttcagtcaAAATGCTTTTAATTTCAGTGTTGAGTGCTGTTTTTCTTTGCCTATCTCTAGGTTGGTGGTGCCAAACAAAGGATACTCTTCTCTCGACCAGAGCCCAGATGAAAAGCCCCTGGTAGCACTTGACACTGACAGGTATGAACATAATTGTGATTCTCTGCATTAAGTCCTGCAACTCTTACAAAAGACACAGgcaggcagaaaaacaaactttacgGCTGACCTAGGAGGCAAAAGTGACTATGCTGCAGTTTTGTAGCACACTGTGTTATGATGGGACATTAAAACATAAAGCAACTTGAGAGAGTTCTTAACAGAAGGGGATCCTAAAAAAGCCTCTCCCTGGGCGCAGGATTAGAGCGTAGCGGGGTGAGGATTTGGACGGGGAAAAGCGGCTCAGAGGGAGGGCCTCTGGACCATCAGGTCTGTATTCGACACAGATGAGTCCCACTCTTTGTGCCCTCCGTTTGCTGCTACATGAGGAAAACCATATCATGTCAAATGGGCACTCTGGAAGCCAACCAGGCTTATATCACCACGTATTGCATCATACACACTCTCTGTCCAGCCCTctgactcacagacacacaggacaTACGTTTGTTGATTGTCCACAGTTTAGAGTCACACACACGGCCTCTGCACAATCACTCTGTTTTGTATGCGTACAGTGTCTGAAAGAGAGATTACTCATTTGGGTAGAAGGTTATTAGCTTGCTGCATTTCCATGATAATGCTGATCCTTGAATGAAATGATGTACAAACAAGGTTGTTAGGACCCTTTGTGTTTTTGAACTTGACGACGTGCCTCTCTGTTCTgcattaatattaaatataatttcCATAACAATTGAAAGATGGTATAAGATTGTCTTTATGAAATGAAATCAGTGAAGTGTTCACCACACCACACTCTTTAAGCAAGAAATATTGACGATAGCTGATATATCAGTATCTTTGTCAAAACACCTCAAAGAGAAAATGTTGGAGTCaggaaaaataatcaaaatttcTTAAAACTTTTAAGGTCACATGCAGAAAAGGTTTGTTCTCTTCAAACAAGCAAAGTCAGCAGACCCATTTGAATAAAACACGAGTCAGCTCTGGAGTGGACTGAAGGATATCGTCTTGACAGTGGATTTTGTAGTATAACTGTTACTCTAGATGTTTTGGTTGGAGGATCACTTCAAACCATATCATTAAGCATTTCAAACCAATCATACATTTTGGATATTTTTGTCTGGTAAACAAGACCACACCCTCTGGAAACTCTGGATATGTTTGaagaaatgctgagtcagcaaaAGAATTCTACCTaccacccccctcccctctgcaTGTACCTGTTCCTCAGGTCACTTCTCGGTCAAGTCCATCCTCTctcacgcagacacacagagaatcTTACTGCAGTccaccaaaacacagagagttataTGGCATCTGTTTTTTGTGATTGTCCTTTAGTTTTACATATGATTCTTAGACACTTAGACACACATGATTTCTTAACTCACAATATATGAATTCACATAGTTTCAATCCCAGAGTCAACctgtgaaatatgtttttttccaaagttatatttttgggcctctTTCGCCTTGATTgcaaaggacagctgaagagagacaggaaatgtttggAGTAGAGAAaaggggatgacatgcagcagatgtttgaggctgggagttgaaccagcgatgAGGATATAGCTTCTGTATTGCTCAAACCATTAGGCCAACAGTTCCCTGTGATGTATGTTTTAACATAGTTCAAGATGAATACCATTGGTTTTGAAAACTGATTGTATAATttcttggatatgatacctcaAGGGGTTTGGGTGGGCGTAAAAGGCTGAGGGTGTGAGCGTTGAAAGGACTGTAGCCACAGTGCATGGGGCGTGCAATATAACCTTTGAGCTAAACTGGCTCCTCTGGGTGTGGGCTTTTGCAAATCTTTCAACAGTATATGAATGCAAGACGTAAAGATCAACCTTAAAGAGTTGCAGAATGGTAAATATGTATAATGTAGGAACCTTCATCCAGcttcgtttttcttttttcttttttaaatacatagTTGAACTGATAGTCAGACTACTAGTGTATCTCAAAAAATTATATATCCAAAAAAAGTTCATATTTCTCATAATAACTCAAAATTAGATAGGTGACTGGaaattaaatattatatattttaagcTGTAttccatatttatttaaaataaaatagaaaaactcATATTAGAATAGAAAAGTGCTCAAAACATTCAGTTTACATATAATGAAGCTAAAAtatcatatattttttctttcttacataactaatggaaaacatttttctcgtgtttgtatctttttGAGATGCACAAGTATTTCAACTTCTGCTGCTTTGatttaaacctttttaaaatacataaacttTCTCCTATATGACCTCTTTAAACATccagctcattttaaaatataacactGCTGTTTGTTGACTTGCTCACGTCTAACTGCTGACGTCTCCTGTCTTTCAGTGATGATGATTTCGACATGTCCAGATACTCCTCATCAGGATACTCCTCAGCCGAGGTGAGATGTCTGAGGGACCAGGTATCTATAAACACATTATACTGTTTCACTGCGTCATTTGGTGAATCCACAACATCAACACCCGATCACCCAGTTCCATTGTCACACCACCCACACCAGGTATATTTGcacccattaaataaaaatagactgGGACTTCTCTGAGCCTTAATAGTCACTGTGATTTGTACTCCGTTTCCCATAATTCTCATCCAAACTCTCGTTCATTTCTTCCTCCTAGAGTAgaggtttttgtgtttttcctttttctgtacTCATCTCCACCTAACTGTTCTTTCTATTGCTTTTTTCTGTTTAGACCAAATTAAATTCATTTTGCTCACCTTTCTTTGAACATCTATTATCCAATATATTTTAAGAATCAGCATAATGTCTTCTTTATCTAACAAAATCAATCCCAACTTAATGTTTCATCAATCATGTCCTGAAGCTTTAATCATACTGTTTCCGTCTCTCTTCCTCCCGCAGCAGATCAACCAGGACCTGAACATCCAGCTCCTGAAGGACGGGTACCGGCTGGACGAGATCCCAGACGATGAAGACCTGGACCTGATCCCCCCCAAAGCGGTCAACCCCACCTGCATGTGCTGCCAGGCTGCTCCCTCC
This window contains:
- the fam219aa gene encoding protein FAM219A isoform X3; amino-acid sequence: MMEEIDRFQVPPVNGETQPLDPAASSTSEADPDAKGETVAMNYKPSPLQVQIEKQRDLARKGSVKNGTVGSPVNQQPKKNARTRLVVPNKGYSSLDQSPDEKPLVALDTDSDDDFDMSRYSSSGYSSAEINQDLNIQLLKDGYRLDEIPDDEDLDLIPPKAVNPTCMCCQAAPSTACQIQ
- the fam219aa gene encoding protein FAM219A isoform X2, which codes for MMEEIDRFQVPPVNGETQPLDPAASSTSEADPDAKGETVAMNYKPSPLQVQIEKQRDLARKGSVKNGTVGSPVNQQPKKNARTRLVVPNKGYSSLDQSPDEKPLVALDTDSDDDFDMSRYSSSGYSSAEQINQDLNIQLLKDGYRLDEIPDDEDLDLIPPKAVNPTCMCCQAAPSTACQIQ
- the fam219aa gene encoding protein FAM219A isoform X1, translated to MMEEIDRFQVPPVNGETQPLDPAASSTSEADPDAKGETVAMNYKPSPLQVQIEKQRDLARKGSVKNGTVGSPVNQQPKKNARTRLVVPNKGYSSLDQSPDEKPLVALDTDSDDDFDMSRYSSSGYSSAEVRCLRDQQINQDLNIQLLKDGYRLDEIPDDEDLDLIPPKAVNPTCMCCQAAPSTACQIQ